The proteins below come from a single Oryzomicrobium terrae genomic window:
- a CDS encoding beta-ketoacyl-ACP synthase III has protein sequence MYARLAGVGSYLPPDRVTNDDLVARGIDTNDEWIATRTGIRARHLAAPDVTSSQLGLEAARRALEHAGIGADEIDLLIVATSTPDFIFPSTACLIQSALGNKGATAFDVQAVCSGFVYAMTIAEKFIRSGSHKKALVIGAETFSRILDWKDRGTCVLFGDGAGAVVMEASAQPGILATALHADGSHSDILNVPGQVVGGQVTGDPFLRMDGQAVFKFAVRVLAEVARECCEAAQLPPDQVDWLVPHQANIRIIEATAKKMGLSMERVVTTVAQHGNTSAASVPLALDAAVKDGRIQRGQTVMLEGVGGGFTWGAVLLRY, from the coding sequence ATTTACGCCCGCCTTGCCGGCGTGGGCAGCTATCTGCCCCCGGATCGCGTCACCAATGATGACCTGGTTGCCCGGGGCATCGATACCAACGATGAATGGATCGCCACCCGGACCGGCATTCGTGCCCGGCACTTGGCCGCTCCAGATGTCACCTCCAGCCAACTCGGCCTGGAAGCCGCCCGCCGGGCCCTGGAGCACGCCGGTATCGGCGCCGACGAGATCGACCTGCTGATCGTCGCCACATCTACGCCAGACTTCATATTCCCCAGTACTGCCTGCCTGATTCAGTCGGCCCTGGGTAATAAGGGCGCTACTGCGTTCGACGTCCAGGCTGTGTGCAGTGGTTTCGTCTATGCCATGACGATCGCGGAAAAATTCATTCGCTCCGGCAGTCATAAAAAGGCGCTGGTAATCGGTGCCGAAACGTTTTCACGTATCCTCGACTGGAAAGACCGCGGCACCTGCGTGCTTTTTGGCGATGGCGCCGGCGCGGTGGTGATGGAAGCTTCGGCACAGCCGGGAATCCTGGCGACGGCGCTCCATGCCGACGGCAGTCACAGCGATATCCTCAATGTCCCCGGCCAGGTGGTCGGTGGCCAGGTAACCGGTGATCCATTCCTGCGTATGGATGGTCAGGCCGTATTCAAGTTCGCTGTGCGCGTGCTGGCCGAAGTGGCCCGCGAGTGCTGCGAGGCGGCCCAGTTGCCGCCGGATCAGGTGGACTGGCTGGTGCCGCATCAGGCCAATATCCGCATCATTGAAGCGACGGCCAAGAAAATGGGATTGTCCATGGAGCGGGTGGTGACTACGGTGGCCCAGCATGGCAATACTTCTGCCGCCTCTGTCCCCCTTGCGTTGGATGCCGCAGTCAAGGACGGCCGTATCCAGCGCGGGCAGACCGTCATGCTCGAAGGGGTTGGCGGCGGCTTCACCTGGGGTGCGGTACTGCTGCGCTATTGA
- a CDS encoding glutaredoxin family protein — protein sequence MTHSQQGKVRLRLLGRTYCHLCHDMEEALAPILDEFGIEMEVIDVDQDLDLEESWGELVPVLLHGDTELCHYFLDEPRVRDYLGRIG from the coding sequence ATGACCCACTCGCAGCAAGGAAAGGTGCGCTTGCGCCTGCTCGGGCGTACCTATTGCCACCTGTGCCACGACATGGAGGAGGCCTTGGCGCCCATCCTCGACGAGTTCGGCATCGAGATGGAGGTGATCGACGTGGATCAGGACCTGGATTTAGAGGAAAGTTGGGGGGAACTGGTGCCAGTGCTGCTGCACGGCGACACCGAGTTGTGCCACTACTTTCTCGATGAGCCCCGTGTCCGTGATTATTTAGGCCGGATCGGCTAA
- the fabF gene encoding beta-ketoacyl-ACP synthase II, with translation MARRRIVITGLGIVSPVGNTVEEAWQNITAGRTGIGAITKFDASSFPSRIAGEVKNFDIGAYLSPKEARRMDTFIHFGMAAGIQAIRDAGLEDSPLDMERIGVSIGSGIGGLPLIEQTHDEYLAGGVRKVTPFFVPGSIINMISGNLSIMYGYKGPNIALVTACTTGTHSIGEAARIIEYGDADVMIAGGAESTVSPLGVGGFCAARALSTRNDDPATASRPWDKDRDGFVLGEGAGVLVLEEYEHAKARGAKIYAELVGYGRSADAYHMTQPVESGEGAARCMVNALKNAGLNPSDVQYVNAHGTSTPLGDLAETQAVKRCFGEAAKSLVVSSTKSMTGHLLGAAGGIEAVFSTLAVHQQIAPPTINLASASEGCDLDYCANEARSMRIDVALSNSFGFGGTNGTLAFKRI, from the coding sequence TTGGCACGCCGTAGAATCGTCATTACCGGCCTGGGGATCGTTTCCCCGGTTGGCAACACCGTCGAGGAAGCCTGGCAGAACATCACCGCCGGCCGCACGGGCATTGGTGCCATCACCAAGTTCGATGCCTCCTCCTTCCCTTCCCGCATTGCTGGCGAAGTCAAGAATTTCGATATCGGCGCCTACCTGTCGCCGAAAGAAGCACGCCGCATGGATACCTTCATCCATTTCGGCATGGCTGCTGGCATCCAGGCGATTCGCGATGCCGGCCTTGAAGACAGCCCGCTCGATATGGAGCGCATTGGCGTATCCATTGGCTCTGGTATCGGTGGCCTGCCCCTGATCGAGCAGACCCACGACGAATACCTAGCTGGTGGTGTCCGCAAGGTCACCCCCTTCTTCGTTCCCGGTTCGATCATCAACATGATCTCCGGCAACCTGTCGATCATGTATGGCTACAAGGGGCCGAATATTGCCCTGGTAACGGCTTGTACCACCGGCACCCACTCCATCGGTGAAGCGGCGCGCATCATCGAATATGGCGATGCCGATGTAATGATTGCCGGCGGGGCGGAGTCCACGGTTTCTCCCTTGGGGGTCGGTGGCTTCTGTGCTGCTCGTGCCCTGTCGACCCGCAACGACGATCCCGCGACGGCCAGCCGCCCCTGGGACAAGGATCGCGATGGCTTCGTGCTCGGCGAGGGGGCTGGGGTTTTGGTGCTGGAAGAGTACGAGCACGCAAAGGCTCGTGGCGCCAAGATCTACGCTGAGCTGGTCGGCTACGGCCGCAGTGCCGATGCTTACCACATGACCCAGCCAGTCGAGAGCGGTGAAGGCGCTGCCCGTTGTATGGTGAATGCCCTCAAGAATGCCGGACTGAACCCCTCGGATGTCCAGTACGTCAATGCCCACGGCACATCCACGCCCTTGGGCGACCTGGCGGAAACTCAGGCGGTCAAGCGCTGCTTCGGTGAGGCGGCGAAATCCCTGGTGGTTAGTTCGACGAAGTCCATGACCGGTCACCTGTTGGGTGCCGCGGGGGGGATTGAGGCGGTGTTCTCCACGCTGGCGGTACACCAGCAGATCGCTCCTCCCACCATCAACCTTGCTTCCGCAAGCGAGGGCTGCGATCTCGACTACTGCGCCAACGAAGCCCGTTCCATGCGTATCGATGTGGCCCTCTCCAACTCCTTCGGGTTTGGCGGGACCAACGGTACCCTGGCGTTCAAGCGTATCTGA
- a CDS encoding sigma-E factor negative regulatory protein, whose protein sequence is MQQQSLLEVSLLIDSEYEGDAARVLMGRLGNPSEERMRWMLYHLIGDYLRGECANSGRCDAFMARFSQRLKNEPVVLVGSKDSLQAGRHVPFEAPAESLQNSPLLLVAAVAGIVAVGLATLSLSPNSRQDFSALSAPARDVSPLPSTVAQEYLLVHEGAARTISLQGLTPSTRGLVVGTSFRGEILK, encoded by the coding sequence ATGCAACAACAATCCCTTCTCGAAGTTTCCCTCCTGATCGATTCCGAGTATGAAGGGGACGCAGCCCGGGTATTGATGGGACGCTTGGGCAATCCTTCCGAAGAGCGGATGCGCTGGATGCTCTATCACCTGATCGGTGATTACCTGCGGGGGGAGTGTGCTAACTCAGGTCGTTGTGATGCCTTCATGGCACGCTTTTCCCAACGACTAAAAAACGAACCTGTCGTTCTTGTTGGCAGCAAAGACTCACTGCAAGCAGGTCGGCATGTCCCGTTTGAAGCCCCTGCTGAATCCTTGCAGAATTCGCCTCTGCTCCTGGTAGCAGCGGTTGCTGGCATCGTCGCGGTAGGCTTGGCAACACTATCGTTGAGTCCCAATAGCCGACAGGATTTTTCTGCCCTGTCTGCGCCGGCGCGAGACGTTTCTCCGCTGCCATCAACGGTGGCGCAAGAGTACTTGCTGGTCCACGAGGGCGCCGCCCGCACCATATCATTGCAGGGCTTGACCCCTTCAACCCGGGGCTTGGTCGTGGGCACTTCGTTCCGTGGGGAAATCCTGAAATGA
- the rpoE gene encoding RNA polymerase sigma factor RpoE: MSNREVDQVLVERAQAGDKHAFELLVAKYQRKLARLLSRFIRDPAEVEDVTQEAFIKAYRALPAFRGDSAFYTWLYRIGINTAKNYLVAQGRRAPTSTEFDSEEAETFEDGDQLRDINTPDALLLSKQIGETVNSAMEALPEELRTAIVLREIEGLSYEDIAKIMDCPIGTVRSRIFRAREAVAAKLRPLLDTAPDRRW, from the coding sequence ATGAGCAATCGCGAAGTTGACCAAGTGTTGGTTGAGCGGGCTCAAGCCGGCGACAAACACGCTTTTGAGTTGCTGGTAGCCAAATACCAGCGCAAATTGGCGCGATTGTTGTCTCGCTTCATCCGCGACCCTGCCGAGGTGGAAGACGTGACGCAAGAGGCTTTTATTAAGGCCTACAGGGCTTTGCCGGCGTTTCGGGGGGATAGCGCGTTTTATACGTGGCTTTATCGCATTGGCATAAATACGGCTAAAAATTACCTAGTGGCCCAAGGGCGACGTGCGCCTACTTCGACGGAATTCGATTCGGAAGAAGCCGAAACCTTCGAGGATGGCGACCAGCTTCGGGACATCAATACGCCCGACGCCCTGCTTCTATCCAAGCAAATCGGCGAGACCGTCAACTCCGCAATGGAGGCGCTGCCTGAAGAGCTCCGTACAGCAATAGTGCTGCGTGAGATCGAAGGGCTGTCCTACGAGGACATCGCCAAAATCATGGATTGCCCGATCGGCACGGTTCGCTCCCGCATTTTCAGAGCCCGGGAGGCGGTAGCCGCCAAGCTGCGGCCGTTGCTCGATACAGCACCGGATAGAAGATGGTAG
- a CDS encoding SoxR reducing system RseC family protein has translation MIELNAVVTAVENGYVVVEAASQGCGRCHEPGGCGGVSLGAMLCSSPRQLRVRNGLTLPVHVGDSIDIGVADGVLRRGALAAYVAPLAGLLAGALLGGMIGETWAVAGSLAGLGVAWWATKQFRKKAEDGAGELVIVRHHPSRIPREGLG, from the coding sequence GTGATTGAGCTTAATGCGGTTGTGACTGCTGTCGAGAATGGCTATGTCGTTGTTGAAGCGGCTTCTCAGGGATGTGGCCGCTGCCACGAACCTGGAGGATGCGGTGGAGTCTCGTTGGGGGCCATGTTATGTTCCTCACCCCGCCAGCTTCGGGTCCGAAATGGTTTAACGCTGCCGGTGCATGTCGGGGACTCCATCGATATTGGAGTGGCCGATGGCGTCCTCCGCCGCGGCGCCCTGGCTGCCTATGTAGCACCGTTGGCCGGCTTGCTCGCAGGGGCCTTGTTGGGCGGAATGATCGGAGAGACGTGGGCGGTTGCGGGGAGTCTGGCGGGCCTGGGTGTGGCCTGGTGGGCAACGAAGCAATTCCGCAAAAAAGCTGAAGATGGGGCCGGTGAATTGGTTATCGTGCGCCACCATCCGTCTCGTATTCCAAGGGAAGGCTTAGGCTGA
- the fabG gene encoding 3-oxoacyl-ACP reductase FabG: MLQGQIALVTGASRGIGKAIALALGRAGATVIGTATTADGAAKIGDYLKEAGIAGRGAPLEVRDQAQVDVLIGEIEKEFAPISILVNNAGITRDNLAMRMKDEEWDAVIDTNLKAVFRLSKAVMRGMMKARAGRIVNVTSVVGHAGNPGQANYCAAKAGVSGMTRSLARELGSRNITVNCVAPGFIDTDMTKVLEEKQKEALVASIPLGRLGAPEDIAAAVLFLASPSAAYVTGTTIHVNGGMHME, encoded by the coding sequence ATGCTGCAAGGACAGATTGCCCTGGTCACCGGCGCTTCCCGCGGGATTGGCAAAGCCATTGCCCTGGCCCTGGGCCGCGCCGGAGCCACCGTGATCGGTACGGCGACTACCGCCGACGGTGCCGCCAAGATTGGTGACTATCTCAAGGAAGCCGGTATCGCTGGCCGTGGCGCGCCTCTGGAAGTGCGCGATCAGGCGCAAGTGGATGTCCTGATCGGCGAAATCGAGAAGGAATTCGCACCGATCAGCATTCTTGTGAATAACGCCGGTATCACCCGCGACAACCTCGCCATGCGCATGAAGGACGAGGAGTGGGATGCCGTGATCGATACCAACCTGAAAGCGGTCTTCCGCCTCTCCAAAGCGGTGATGCGTGGCATGATGAAGGCCCGTGCAGGGCGGATCGTGAACGTTACCTCGGTAGTCGGGCACGCAGGAAATCCAGGCCAAGCCAACTACTGTGCCGCTAAGGCCGGGGTGTCGGGCATGACCCGCTCTCTGGCTCGCGAACTGGGGAGCCGCAATATCACGGTGAACTGCGTGGCTCCAGGCTTTATCGATACCGACATGACCAAAGTGTTGGAAGAGAAGCAGAAAGAAGCCTTGGTTGCGAGCATCCCCTTGGGGCGCCTCGGTGCGCCGGAGGATATCGCGGCGGCTGTCCTGTTCCTGGCTTCACCCAGTGCAGCTTATGTCACCGGAACGACCATCCACGTCAACGGTGGAATGCACATGGAATGA
- the acpP gene encoding acyl carrier protein → MENLEQRVKKIVAEQLGVNEADIKTESSFVDDLGADSLDTVELVMALEEEFECEIPDEEAEKITNVQQAIDYILANKK, encoded by the coding sequence ATGGAAAACCTCGAACAGCGCGTTAAGAAGATTGTTGCCGAACAACTCGGTGTGAATGAAGCCGATATCAAGACCGAGTCCTCCTTCGTTGATGATCTGGGCGCCGATTCGCTGGATACCGTCGAGCTCGTGATGGCCCTCGAAGAAGAGTTCGAGTGCGAAATCCCCGACGAAGAAGCTGAAAAGATCACCAACGTCCAGCAGGCGATCGATTACATCCTCGCCAACAAGAAGTAA
- the nadB gene encoding L-aspartate oxidase, producing the protein MTLNFDVLIIGSGLAGQSAALRLAKHKKVGLISKRGLEDSASGWAQGGIAAVLDNQDSIEAHIHDTFDAGAHLNDPAATRFVVENGRRAIEWLIEQGVPFTKGDKGYHLTREGGHSHRRVIHVNDATGAAVQDTLTHKVRQHPNITVLEHHIAIDVITGAKLGFGDNRCYGAYVLDSRSGHVVTVAAPFTLIAAGGAGKVYLYTTNPDTSTGDGIAMAHRAGCRIGNMEFIQFHPTCLYHPQAKSFLISEAVRGEGGLLRLPDGTRFMLAHDPRAELAPRDIVARAIDFEMKKRGLDCVYLDISHKPVEFLQTHFPNIYARCLELGIDISREPIPVVPAAHYTCGGIMTDLKARTDVPGLYAAGESACTGLHGANRLASNSLLECIVFSEAACDDILGQEAPPIPPLPAWDESAVTDADEEIVISHNWDELRRFMWDYVGIVRTTKRLKRAQHRIRLLAREINEFYSNFRVSHDLLELRNLVVTADLIVRCALKRKESRGLHFSRDYPNTLPRPRNTVLPGARPRAFRASR; encoded by the coding sequence GTGACCTTGAATTTCGACGTACTCATCATCGGCAGCGGTCTGGCCGGTCAATCTGCCGCTTTGCGGCTCGCCAAACACAAAAAAGTCGGCCTAATCAGCAAAAGGGGACTGGAAGATAGCGCCTCAGGTTGGGCTCAAGGTGGCATCGCTGCTGTCCTGGACAATCAGGACTCGATCGAAGCGCACATCCACGACACTTTCGATGCCGGCGCCCATCTCAATGACCCGGCCGCTACCCGATTCGTCGTCGAGAATGGACGGCGCGCCATCGAATGGCTGATCGAACAAGGCGTACCTTTCACCAAGGGCGACAAGGGCTACCACTTGACCCGGGAAGGCGGCCACAGCCACCGCCGTGTCATTCACGTCAACGACGCTACGGGTGCCGCGGTCCAGGACACCTTGACCCACAAAGTACGGCAGCACCCGAACATCACGGTTCTTGAGCATCACATCGCCATCGATGTGATCACTGGTGCCAAGCTGGGCTTTGGCGATAACCGCTGTTACGGCGCCTACGTGCTGGATTCACGCTCGGGGCATGTCGTCACTGTTGCGGCCCCCTTCACACTCATCGCTGCAGGTGGTGCGGGCAAGGTATATCTCTACACCACCAACCCTGATACTTCTACCGGCGATGGCATTGCCATGGCTCACCGGGCTGGCTGCCGGATAGGAAACATGGAATTCATCCAATTCCATCCGACCTGCCTGTACCACCCCCAAGCCAAATCCTTCCTCATTTCCGAGGCGGTCCGGGGTGAAGGCGGCCTGCTGCGCCTGCCTGACGGCACCCGTTTCATGCTTGCCCACGACCCACGGGCCGAGTTGGCCCCGCGGGACATCGTGGCCCGCGCCATCGACTTCGAGATGAAGAAGCGGGGCCTGGATTGCGTTTATCTGGACATTTCCCACAAACCGGTGGAATTTCTCCAGACCCACTTCCCCAACATCTACGCGCGCTGTCTGGAACTGGGCATCGACATTTCTAGGGAACCGATCCCGGTCGTTCCGGCTGCCCACTATACCTGCGGCGGCATCATGACTGACCTCAAGGCGCGCACGGACGTCCCAGGACTCTATGCGGCAGGGGAGTCAGCCTGCACTGGGCTGCACGGGGCCAACCGACTTGCTTCCAACTCGCTGCTCGAATGCATCGTCTTTTCGGAAGCCGCCTGTGACGACATTCTCGGCCAGGAAGCTCCGCCCATTCCGCCCCTTCCCGCCTGGGACGAAAGCGCGGTCACCGATGCTGACGAAGAAATCGTCATCTCGCACAACTGGGACGAGTTGCGTCGCTTCATGTGGGATTACGTGGGCATCGTTCGTACCACCAAGCGACTGAAGCGCGCCCAGCACCGCATACGGCTGCTGGCCCGGGAAATTAACGAGTTCTATTCGAATTTCCGGGTGAGTCATGATCTGTTGGAGTTGCGCAATCTGGTGGTCACCGCCGATCTGATTGTGCGCTGCGCGCTGAAGCGTAAGGAGAGCCGTGGACTGCACTTCAGCCGGGACTACCCCAATACCCTCCCCCGCCCCCGCAACACCGTTCTGCCCGGTGCCCGGCCGCGAGCATTCAGGGCGAGTCGCTGA
- a CDS encoding MucB/RseB C-terminal domain-containing protein — protein MKRAVRLLLVLLVCSLQNVASADTAPVDWLKRMVQANASLDYSGTFIYQSGNTSESSRIVHGVDNGREMEWIEVLDGPPREVLRKNDEVRAFLPGEKRVVVENRSGGRGFPGKVTVAPELLLDYYTLKVGAGERIAGHEARLLVLEPRDTLRFGHRFWIEANNALLLKAQVVDGRGQIIEQFSFTQLSIGSPIDFEAIKGRWQQPLAGWQVDNLLPGEVLTSTTGWGLRRQVAGFHKISEWRRRLGDTEGSVLHLLFSDGVAAISVFIAPVAKTRPIRSVTSSQGGVSMHVRQMSDHVITAVGEAPPATVRKIADSLELKR, from the coding sequence ATGAAGCGAGCAGTCCGGCTGCTTCTAGTGCTGCTGGTCTGCTCGCTCCAGAATGTGGCCAGTGCCGACACGGCGCCCGTTGACTGGCTGAAGCGCATGGTCCAGGCCAATGCAAGCCTGGACTACAGTGGCACTTTCATCTATCAGAGTGGCAACACTTCTGAATCTTCGCGCATTGTTCACGGCGTGGACAACGGACGCGAAATGGAATGGATCGAAGTGCTTGACGGCCCCCCCAGGGAAGTCTTGCGCAAAAACGATGAAGTGCGTGCGTTTCTTCCGGGTGAGAAAAGGGTTGTTGTCGAAAACCGCTCAGGCGGACGAGGTTTTCCTGGCAAAGTCACAGTGGCTCCGGAGCTGCTGCTCGATTACTACACCCTCAAGGTCGGTGCGGGAGAGCGCATTGCGGGACACGAGGCACGGTTGCTGGTTCTTGAGCCCAGGGATACCTTGCGCTTCGGCCATCGCTTCTGGATCGAGGCAAATAACGCCCTGCTGCTCAAGGCCCAAGTGGTCGATGGGAGGGGGCAGATTATCGAGCAATTCTCGTTCACCCAGTTGTCCATCGGTAGCCCCATCGATTTCGAGGCAATCAAAGGGCGCTGGCAGCAACCTTTAGCGGGGTGGCAAGTGGATAACCTGCTTCCCGGGGAGGTTCTAACCAGTACAACTGGATGGGGGTTGCGCCGCCAGGTTGCTGGATTCCACAAAATATCCGAATGGCGCCGCCGCTTGGGGGATACGGAAGGAAGTGTCCTGCACCTATTGTTTTCCGACGGTGTCGCCGCCATCTCGGTATTCATTGCGCCAGTCGCTAAGACGCGTCCGATCCGTTCCGTAACCTCCAGCCAAGGCGGAGTTTCGATGCATGTACGCCAAATGTCTGATCACGTGATTACTGCCGTGGGTGAGGCGCCTCCGGCGACCGTACGGAAAATTGCGGATAGCCTGGAATTGAAGAGATAA
- a CDS encoding protein YgfX codes for MGLLVGLHLLALFAIAVSAFAGTAIFICLLGVTLLVISFAWSIWALKRAPQGIRLGRGGGLQVILKNETAWRHAQLLADTTVWEFAVVLRFRLDGGGEEGLPERWARTLLVAKDSLPTDDWRALCVWLRWREGAKRHSHPAADVSDSP; via the coding sequence ATGGGGTTACTTGTCGGGCTTCATCTGCTTGCGCTGTTTGCCATCGCCGTATCTGCATTTGCCGGTACGGCGATTTTCATTTGTCTGCTCGGCGTAACACTACTGGTGATTTCGTTTGCCTGGAGCATCTGGGCGTTAAAGCGTGCCCCACAAGGTATTCGCCTTGGGCGCGGCGGCGGACTGCAGGTGATCCTGAAAAATGAGACAGCATGGCGCCACGCACAATTGCTGGCCGATACGACGGTATGGGAGTTTGCAGTGGTGCTGCGCTTTCGGCTGGACGGAGGAGGGGAGGAGGGGCTTCCGGAGCGCTGGGCGCGCACCCTGCTCGTTGCCAAGGATAGTCTCCCCACCGACGATTGGCGTGCCCTATGTGTATGGCTGCGCTGGCGGGAGGGGGCTAAGCGCCATTCCCATCCCGCCGCTGACGTCAGCGACTCGCCCTGA
- a CDS encoding DegQ family serine endoprotease: MRSLMRFFAIALFSCVSPLVAAQGVKGLPDFTELVERQGPAVVNVSTTQVVRTNRATPQLPFDEDDPMFDFFRRFMPPGARPGTPREFESRSLGSGFLISSDGYILTNAHVVDAADEISIKLSDKREFKAKVIGADKRTDVALLKIEASGLPAVKLGDPNQMKVGEWVVAIGSPFGFDSTVTAGIVSAKGRSLPQENFVPFIQTDVAINPGNSGGPLFNMKGEVVGINSQIYSRSGGFMGISFAIPIDVAMDVQNQLRQYGKVSRGRIGVVIQEVTKELADSFGLARAGGALVNAVEPGGPADKAGLQAGDVILRFDGKQVLNSADLPRIVGNAKPGSRIPLQVWRKGSSRDLVITVAEMQEETKGARKDSRRGSKPEPAVNRLGLVLSELTAEQKRELKVTGGLVIDELRGSASRSDLRQGDVVLAVIERGVTTELRSVEQFNRILAQVEKNANVTLLVRRGDIQTFVTLKANGAAKE, encoded by the coding sequence ATGCGTTCGCTTATGCGCTTTTTCGCTATTGCACTTTTTTCATGTGTTTCTCCCTTGGTTGCCGCCCAGGGGGTAAAGGGGCTCCCCGACTTCACTGAACTGGTCGAGCGCCAGGGGCCGGCGGTGGTGAACGTCAGCACCACCCAGGTCGTGCGGACCAATCGAGCGACACCACAGTTGCCCTTCGATGAAGACGATCCGATGTTCGACTTCTTCCGGCGCTTCATGCCGCCGGGGGCGCGCCCCGGAACGCCGCGCGAATTCGAAAGCCGCTCCCTCGGCTCGGGGTTTCTCATCAGTTCCGATGGCTACATCCTGACCAACGCCCACGTCGTCGATGCCGCGGATGAGATTTCCATCAAGCTCAGCGACAAGCGCGAATTCAAGGCCAAGGTAATCGGTGCTGACAAACGCACCGATGTCGCCCTGCTCAAGATTGAGGCCAGCGGCTTGCCAGCTGTGAAGCTTGGCGATCCCAACCAGATGAAGGTCGGCGAGTGGGTGGTGGCGATCGGCTCCCCCTTTGGCTTCGACAGCACGGTGACTGCCGGAATCGTGTCCGCCAAGGGGCGCTCCCTGCCGCAGGAGAATTTCGTCCCCTTCATCCAGACCGATGTCGCGATCAATCCGGGGAATTCCGGCGGCCCCTTGTTCAACATGAAAGGTGAAGTGGTTGGGATCAATTCCCAGATTTACAGCCGTTCAGGGGGGTTCATGGGGATTTCGTTTGCTATCCCCATCGATGTCGCCATGGACGTCCAGAACCAACTGCGCCAATACGGCAAGGTCAGCCGTGGACGCATTGGCGTGGTGATCCAGGAGGTCACCAAGGAACTGGCAGACTCGTTCGGCCTCGCCCGGGCCGGTGGCGCCCTGGTCAATGCGGTCGAGCCGGGCGGCCCTGCTGACAAGGCGGGGCTTCAGGCGGGTGACGTGATCTTGCGCTTTGATGGCAAGCAGGTGCTCAATTCTGCCGACCTGCCGCGCATCGTCGGCAATGCCAAGCCTGGTAGCCGCATTCCCTTGCAGGTGTGGCGCAAAGGCTCCTCCCGGGATCTTGTGATTACCGTGGCCGAGATGCAGGAAGAAACCAAGGGGGCGCGCAAGGACAGCCGCCGCGGCAGCAAGCCCGAACCTGCTGTGAATCGCCTCGGCTTGGTTCTATCCGAGCTTACGGCCGAGCAGAAGCGTGAGCTGAAGGTTACGGGGGGGCTGGTCATCGACGAACTGCGGGGTTCGGCCAGTCGCTCCGATCTTCGCCAGGGTGACGTAGTGCTAGCGGTAATCGAGCGCGGCGTTACCACGGAATTGCGTTCGGTAGAGCAGTTCAACCGCATCCTGGCGCAAGTGGAAAAGAACGCCAATGTAACCCTGCTGGTGCGTCGTGGTGACATTCAGACCTTCGTTACCCTGAAGGCCAATGGAGCAGCCAAGGAATGA
- the fabD gene encoding ACP S-malonyltransferase, protein MAFAFVFPGQGSQSVGMMAAYGEAPVIRATFDEASAALGQDLWQMVAEGPAELLAQTVNTQPLMLTAGIAAWRLWQERGGKTPAVVAGHSLGEYSALVAAGVLQFKDAVPLVRLRAAAMQDAVPLGTGAMAAILGLDDDGIRAACAEAAQGEVVEPVNFNAAGQTVIAGHKAAVERAMEVCKAKGAKRAVALPVSAPFHSSLIRPAADKLAARLAELELQAPQIPVINNVDVAVETDPAKIRDALIRQAYNPVRWVETIQKMAAMGVTVVAECGPGKVLAGLTKRCADGVNGVALADAAGIDANLNLE, encoded by the coding sequence ATGGCTTTTGCATTTGTCTTCCCCGGTCAGGGCTCCCAGTCGGTCGGGATGATGGCGGCCTACGGCGAGGCCCCGGTCATCCGGGCGACGTTTGACGAGGCGTCCGCCGCCCTTGGTCAGGATTTGTGGCAGATGGTGGCGGAGGGGCCTGCCGAATTATTGGCCCAGACGGTCAACACCCAGCCCCTGATGCTGACGGCCGGTATCGCCGCATGGCGCTTGTGGCAGGAAAGAGGCGGCAAGACTCCCGCGGTCGTTGCTGGGCACAGCCTGGGTGAATATTCCGCCCTGGTCGCCGCTGGCGTGCTGCAGTTCAAGGATGCCGTGCCCCTGGTGCGCTTGCGCGCCGCGGCCATGCAGGATGCGGTTCCGTTGGGCACCGGTGCCATGGCGGCAATTCTCGGCCTCGACGATGACGGTATTCGCGCCGCCTGCGCCGAAGCGGCCCAGGGTGAGGTGGTTGAACCGGTGAACTTCAATGCTGCCGGCCAGACCGTGATTGCCGGCCACAAAGCAGCTGTCGAGCGTGCTATGGAGGTATGCAAGGCAAAAGGAGCTAAACGGGCCGTAGCGCTGCCTGTCTCGGCCCCGTTTCACTCCTCCTTGATCCGTCCCGCCGCCGACAAGCTCGCGGCTCGCCTGGCCGAGCTTGAGCTGCAGGCCCCGCAGATCCCGGTTATCAATAACGTGGATGTGGCCGTCGAGACTGATCCGGCCAAGATCCGCGACGCCTTGATTCGCCAGGCCTACAACCCGGTACGCTGGGTGGAGACCATTCAGAAAATGGCGGCCATGGGGGTCACGGTAGTGGCTGAGTGCGGCCCCGGTAAAGTACTGGCAGGCCTGACCAAACGTTGCGCCGATGGCGTGAATGGCGTAGCGCTGGCCGATGCGGCCGGCATTGATGCCAACCTCAACCTGGAGTGA